The following proteins are encoded in a genomic region of Lachnospiraceae bacterium KM106-2:
- a CDS encoding malonyl CoA-acyl carrier protein transacylase, whose product MNKIAFIYPGQGAQYSGMGKDFYEQSSVAKAIYDKASERLDFDLLSLCFQKDSRLNQTEYTQPALVATELAITAEVMSLGLLPDVTAGLSLGEYTAIATAGGMDLLDAISLVRKRGIYMEEAVPAGQGSMAAILGLSAEQVENAIEPIEGVSIANYNCPGQIVITGLQQAVQQGIDVLLEAGAKRAIPLIVSGPFHSKYLKVAGDRLEKEFKQVSWKPLTIPYVTNVTAQYVRESSDIAELLVNQVSSSVRWQQSIEKMIDEGVTHFIEIGPGKTLSGFMRKIDRTVSTYHIGTMEEADQVIGELVCRTIR is encoded by the coding sequence TTGAATAAGATTGCATTTATTTATCCAGGTCAGGGTGCTCAGTACTCAGGCATGGGAAAGGATTTCTATGAACAAAGCAGTGTGGCAAAAGCTATCTATGATAAAGCAAGTGAGAGATTAGATTTTGATCTATTATCCCTATGTTTTCAGAAAGATTCTAGATTAAATCAGACGGAATATACTCAGCCGGCACTAGTTGCAACAGAACTTGCGATCACAGCGGAAGTAATGAGTCTTGGCTTACTACCTGATGTGACGGCAGGGCTAAGTCTTGGAGAGTATACAGCGATCGCGACGGCCGGTGGTATGGATTTATTAGACGCAATCTCACTTGTAAGAAAACGTGGAATCTACATGGAGGAAGCAGTGCCGGCAGGACAGGGATCAATGGCAGCAATTCTTGGATTGTCAGCAGAGCAGGTGGAGAATGCAATTGAACCAATCGAGGGAGTATCCATTGCAAATTATAACTGTCCTGGTCAGATTGTAATTACAGGATTACAACAAGCTGTTCAGCAAGGAATCGATGTTTTATTAGAAGCAGGAGCAAAGAGAGCAATTCCATTGATCGTAAGTGGTCCATTTCATTCTAAGTATCTGAAGGTAGCAGGGGATAGGTTAGAAAAAGAGTTTAAGCAGGTATCGTGGAAACCTCTTACAATTCCTTATGTAACCAATGTAACGGCTCAGTATGTAAGAGAGAGCAGTGATATTGCAGAGCTCTTAGTGAATCAAGTCTCATCTTCCGTAAGATGGCAGCAAAGCATTGAGAAGATGATCGATGAGGGAGTAACCCATTTCATTGAAATAGGACCAGGTAAGACGTTATCGGGATTTATGAGAAAGATTGATCGAACGGTATCAACGTATCATATTGGAACTATGGAGGAAGCAGATCAAGTGATAGGAGAGTTAGTATGTCGGACAATAAGGTAG
- a CDS encoding enoyl-[acyl-carrier-protein] reductase [FMN], translating into MKFKNELQELLGTKYPLIQGGMAWVADYHLASAVSNAGGLGIIAAANAPAEWVRDQIHEMKQRTDQPFGVNIMLLSRYAKEIAQVVAEEKVKVVTTGAGNPEEYMELWKSAGITVIPVVASVALAKRMERCGADAVVAEGCESGGHIGETTTMALVPQVVDAVTIPVIAAGGIADGRGVAAAFMLGAKGVQLGTRFITAKESAVHENYKQRVIKAKDIDTKVTGRTTGHPVRSLRNDMTRKYLKLESEGAPFEELELLTLGGLRKAVVEGDISEGSLMAGQIAGLVKKEASCEEIMKEIVQEAKSLMEGE; encoded by the coding sequence ATGAAATTTAAGAATGAACTTCAAGAATTGTTAGGAACGAAGTATCCGCTGATTCAAGGTGGGATGGCATGGGTTGCAGATTATCATCTGGCAAGTGCTGTATCGAACGCCGGAGGTCTTGGAATAATCGCAGCAGCAAATGCTCCAGCAGAGTGGGTAAGAGATCAGATCCATGAAATGAAACAAAGAACTGATCAGCCATTTGGCGTAAATATCATGTTACTTAGCCGTTATGCAAAAGAGATCGCACAGGTTGTGGCAGAAGAAAAGGTCAAAGTTGTAACAACAGGAGCAGGAAATCCAGAGGAGTATATGGAGTTATGGAAAAGTGCAGGAATTACGGTCATCCCAGTTGTTGCCTCAGTTGCATTAGCTAAGAGAATGGAGCGATGTGGTGCGGATGCTGTTGTTGCAGAAGGTTGTGAATCGGGAGGACATATTGGTGAGACGACTACGATGGCTTTAGTACCTCAGGTAGTTGACGCTGTGACGATACCCGTCATTGCGGCTGGTGGTATAGCAGATGGCAGAGGAGTTGCGGCAGCCTTTATGCTAGGTGCAAAAGGCGTGCAATTAGGAACTCGTTTCATAACAGCAAAGGAATCTGCAGTTCATGAAAATTATAAGCAGAGGGTCATCAAAGCAAAAGACATCGATACAAAAGTGACAGGGCGAACAACAGGTCATCCTGTAAGATCCTTACGAAATGATATGACACGAAAGTATCTGAAATTAGAATCAGAAGGAGCTCCTTTTGAAGAATTGGAATTACTTACACTGGGAGGCCTTCGCAAAGCGGTCGTGGAAGGTGATATTAGTGAAGGAAGTCTGATGGCAGGACAGATTGCAGGTTTAGTAAAGAAAGAAGCATCTTGTGAGGAGATCATGAAAGAAATCGTCCAAGAAGCAAAGTCCTTAATGGAAGGAGAATAA
- a CDS encoding 3-oxoacyl-[acyl-carrier-protein] synthase, KASIII, with translation MNNKTKFDRKGENNITMTGQIIASGTYIPEQVISNDDLAKFVDTSDSWIVERTGISNRHCTSEKENVTSMAIKAARKALDKSGIAADEIDLIIVATSSTEQIYPAAACQVQDALAAGNAVCFDLNAACSGFVFAYNTALSYLMTGMARYALIIGAEQMTRLLDFTDRSTCILFGDGAGAVLIKAKEGKMVLPKMHSNGSKGEALTCQVNGKIGMNGQEVFCFAVRQVPRVIEELLLDADLKKEEIDYYLVHQANVRIIEAIAKKLGVSLEKFPMNLKEYGNTSSASIPILLDECFQNGMIKRGMRLVIAGFGAGLSWGATLIEY, from the coding sequence ATGAATAATAAAACTAAATTTGATAGGAAGGGTGAGAACAATATTACGATGACTGGACAAATAATTGCTTCTGGCACATATATTCCAGAGCAGGTCATATCCAATGATGATCTTGCAAAGTTTGTGGACACATCAGATTCGTGGATTGTAGAAAGAACAGGAATATCAAATCGACATTGTACTTCAGAAAAAGAAAATGTTACTAGTATGGCGATCAAAGCAGCGAGGAAGGCATTAGATAAGAGCGGAATTGCTGCAGATGAGATTGACTTGATCATAGTAGCGACCAGTTCGACAGAGCAGATCTATCCAGCAGCAGCATGTCAGGTTCAGGATGCTTTAGCAGCAGGTAATGCCGTTTGCTTTGATTTAAATGCAGCATGTAGTGGTTTTGTATTTGCCTACAATACAGCATTATCATATCTAATGACAGGAATGGCAAGATATGCCTTGATCATCGGAGCGGAACAGATGACCAGATTACTTGATTTTACAGACCGATCTACTTGTATCTTATTTGGAGATGGGGCAGGAGCCGTTCTCATCAAAGCAAAGGAAGGCAAGATGGTATTACCAAAGATGCATTCGAATGGAAGCAAAGGAGAGGCACTTACCTGCCAGGTTAATGGCAAGATAGGGATGAATGGTCAGGAGGTATTTTGCTTTGCAGTGCGACAGGTACCTCGTGTGATTGAGGAATTACTACTAGATGCTGATCTCAAGAAAGAAGAAATCGATTACTATTTGGTTCATCAAGCAAATGTTAGGATCATCGAGGCAATCGCAAAGAAGTTGGGAGTATCACTAGAAAAATTTCCGATGAACTTAAAAGAATATGGAAATACATCATCAGCAAGTATTCCAATCCTTCTGGATGAATGCTTTCAAAATGGGATGATAAAACGAGGAATGAGGCTTGTAATAGCAGGTTTTGGCGCAGGATTATCCTGGGGTGCCACATTAATAGAATATTAA
- a CDS encoding secreted and surface protein containing fasciclin-like repeats yields the protein MKRNKILYWISALALCTIILSTVYVKAQNMTTATPDSNEKDIASIINTDGRLSTLSSALDTAELVTTLRGDGPFTIFAPTNEAFEKLSTQTLKDLMMPENKTKLVDVLFYHVFPGRVSSDQATKLDGQQITMQNGKQVDIYLRDGELYINEAKVIIKDIPA from the coding sequence ATGAAAAGAAACAAAATCCTTTATTGGATCAGTGCATTGGCTTTATGCACAATTATCTTATCTACAGTGTATGTAAAGGCGCAGAATATGACGACAGCAACACCGGATTCGAATGAGAAGGATATCGCATCCATTATTAACACGGATGGTAGATTATCAACCTTGTCATCAGCATTAGATACCGCGGAGCTAGTAACTACTTTAAGAGGAGATGGACCATTTACGATATTTGCTCCAACTAATGAGGCCTTTGAAAAATTATCAACTCAGACTTTAAAAGATTTGATGATGCCTGAAAATAAGACAAAATTAGTGGATGTATTATTTTATCATGTATTTCCAGGAAGAGTATCATCAGATCAAGCAACCAAATTAGATGGCCAACAGATTACGATGCAGAATGGAAAACAAGTTGATATCTATCTAAGAGATGGAGAACTCTATATTAATGAAGCGAAAGTTATCATAAAAGATATTCCAGCATGA
- a CDS encoding acyl carrier protein has product MLEKMKELIVDELGVETDKITEATSFKKDLGADSLDLFQLVMRFEEEFGVEIPSEELENMDTVGDVMAYIEKK; this is encoded by the coding sequence ATGTTAGAAAAAATGAAAGAATTAATCGTAGATGAATTAGGAGTAGAAACAGATAAAATTACAGAGGCAACTTCATTTAAGAAAGATTTGGGAGCAGATTCATTGGATCTATTTCAGTTAGTTATGAGATTTGAGGAAGAATTCGGAGTTGAGATTCCATCGGAGGAATTAGAGAATATGGATACCGTTGGAGATGTTATGGCCTATATTGAAAAGAAATAG
- a CDS encoding 3-oxoacyl-[acyl-carrier protein] reductase has product MSDNKVAIVTGASRGIGRAIAKQLAEDGMKVMINYRGQVKAAQEVKKEIEILGGEAYLYPCDVADQEACDTFIKSVIKDHGRIDILVNNAGITRDGLLMAMKECDFDAVINTNLKGTFHMMSKASRYMMKQRSGKIINMASVVGISGNAGQANYAASKAGVIGLTKSAAKELASRGITVNAVAPGFIATDMTDELSDKVKENVKKQIPLGSFGSTDDVAGVVAFLASDKANYITGQVICVDGGMVM; this is encoded by the coding sequence ATGTCGGACAATAAGGTAGCAATCGTGACAGGTGCCTCTAGAGGTATTGGCAGAGCGATCGCAAAGCAATTAGCTGAGGACGGAATGAAAGTAATGATCAATTATCGTGGACAGGTAAAGGCGGCCCAAGAGGTGAAAAAAGAAATAGAAATCCTTGGAGGAGAAGCTTATCTCTATCCATGTGATGTAGCAGACCAAGAGGCTTGTGATACCTTTATTAAGTCCGTGATCAAGGATCATGGAAGAATTGATATTTTAGTAAATAATGCTGGAATTACAAGAGACGGGCTCTTGATGGCGATGAAAGAATGTGACTTTGACGCTGTGATCAATACCAATTTAAAAGGAACCTTTCATATGATGAGCAAGGCAAGTCGTTACATGATGAAACAAAGAAGCGGTAAGATCATTAATATGGCTTCTGTAGTTGGTATATCAGGAAATGCGGGACAAGCCAATTATGCGGCAAGTAAGGCTGGAGTGATTGGACTTACCAAATCAGCAGCAAAAGAACTTGCAAGCAGAGGAATCACAGTAAATGCAGTAGCCCCTGGATTTATTGCAACGGATATGACGGACGAACTCAGTGATAAGGTGAAAGAAAATGTCAAAAAACAGATTCCGCTAGGAAGCTTTGGAAGTACAGATGATGTTGCTGGTGTCGTAGCATTTCTAGCCAGTGATAAAGCAAATTATATTACAGGCCAAGTCATATGTGTAGATGGCGGAATGGTGATGTAG
- a CDS encoding methyl-accepting chemotaxis protein, whose translation MDEELQRLEMESLKVFSMVDAFEKNKKDQPETHTTNNENSDNSYTRTQESLDKYVEENEGNKAAFLLDASGKVLISSGDSEKQTELSSEPAVVAVLGGKDKYYAYSLGEGENEVIVTVAEAIKDGNDVKGILVVKLDGKRLNDIMIDFSLTGLPAPIVYCVDENGVLVCNSNTVNVGKTTENEVMKKATENLKSGKLVSEVTMDGYTYEGGEVVLGYTQDSQMNLTLTVAVLKDKLYEDVYSIEKTFIMFGVIIVMIASLLMLWISTEFANQIAFVNSMIKKVSTLDFTIDTESKLRKRMSKGSDEMSEMVHSVDEMIESVKTELERVQQSADNIFENAKQLDEIAETIHAGSEETSAITEQLSAGMEETTASTEAIASDISAFKDNVGSINGQVTDGAKFTNEIMERAGKLKEDAVDSQNVTRQTFADVKVKSEEAVRRSKAVEKINELTNAIQDIASQTSLLALNASIEAARVGEEGKGFAVVANEIGNLATQSTETVSNITDIVNEVNIAVLNIVDCLEKSQTFVEEKVINDYAKFISVIDNYNLDAKNINDRMVQIDKNTEELTEAINNIAETVSAINLTMHEAATGITDIAERNNESVEYTTETKQKVEETIGHTSALKDVVNAFKL comes from the coding sequence ATGGATGAAGAGTTACAACGTCTTGAAATGGAAAGCTTGAAAGTCTTTTCTATGGTTGATGCTTTTGAAAAGAATAAGAAGGATCAACCAGAGACACACACTACTAATAATGAGAATAGTGATAATTCTTATACAAGAACACAAGAATCTCTTGATAAATATGTTGAAGAGAATGAAGGTAATAAGGCAGCATTTTTATTAGATGCAAGCGGAAAAGTTTTAATTAGCTCTGGTGATTCTGAAAAACAAACGGAACTTTCATCAGAGCCTGCTGTAGTTGCTGTATTAGGCGGAAAAGATAAGTACTATGCTTATTCATTAGGTGAAGGCGAAAATGAAGTAATTGTCACTGTTGCAGAAGCAATTAAAGATGGTAATGACGTAAAGGGTATCCTAGTTGTTAAATTAGATGGAAAACGTCTTAATGATATAATGATCGATTTCTCATTAACTGGCCTTCCAGCTCCAATCGTATACTGTGTAGATGAAAATGGAGTATTAGTATGTAATTCTAATACTGTTAATGTAGGTAAGACTACAGAGAATGAAGTTATGAAAAAAGCTACTGAGAATTTAAAATCAGGAAAATTAGTATCTGAAGTAACAATGGATGGCTACACTTATGAAGGTGGAGAAGTTGTTCTTGGTTACACTCAGGATTCTCAGATGAATCTTACTTTAACAGTAGCTGTTTTAAAAGATAAATTATATGAAGATGTATATTCAATTGAGAAAACATTCATTATGTTTGGTGTAATAATCGTAATGATCGCATCATTACTAATGTTATGGATTTCAACTGAATTTGCAAATCAGATAGCATTCGTCAATAGTATGATCAAGAAAGTATCTACTTTAGATTTCACTATTGATACCGAATCTAAATTGAGAAAACGTATGTCAAAAGGTTCCGATGAAATGAGTGAGATGGTTCATTCTGTAGATGAGATGATCGAATCGGTAAAAACAGAGTTAGAAAGAGTACAACAGTCAGCGGATAACATTTTTGAAAATGCAAAACAATTAGATGAAATTGCAGAGACCATTCATGCAGGTTCGGAAGAAACAAGTGCGATCACGGAACAATTATCGGCCGGTATGGAAGAGACAACAGCAAGTACAGAAGCAATTGCATCGGATATCTCAGCATTTAAGGATAATGTAGGTTCAATCAACGGACAGGTTACGGATGGAGCTAAATTCACAAATGAGATCATGGAACGTGCAGGTAAGTTAAAAGAAGACGCAGTAGATTCTCAAAACGTAACCCGTCAGACATTTGCTGATGTTAAAGTGAAATCGGAAGAAGCAGTTCGTCGATCAAAAGCAGTTGAAAAGATTAATGAATTAACAAATGCAATTCAAGATATTGCAAGTCAGACTAGTTTATTAGCGTTAAACGCATCGATTGAAGCAGCTCGTGTAGGAGAAGAAGGAAAAGGTTTTGCCGTTGTTGCAAATGAAATCGGTAACCTTGCAACTCAATCGACAGAAACAGTTTCTAACATTACTGACATTGTAAATGAAGTAAATATCGCGGTATTAAATATTGTAGATTGTTTAGAGAAGAGTCAGACATTCGTAGAAGAAAAAGTAATTAATGATTATGCAAAATTTATCAGTGTAATTGATAACTACAACTTAGATGCGAAGAACATTAATGATAGAATGGTTCAAATTGATAAGAATACAGAAGAACTTACAGAAGCGATCAATAACATTGCGGAAACAGTAAGTGCAATTAATCTTACAATGCACGAAGCAGCAACAGGAATCACTGATATTGCTGAACGTAATAATGAATCGGTTGAATATACAACAGAAACAAAACAAAAAGTAGAAGAGACAATCGGACATACATCGGCATTAAAAGATGTAGTGAATGCATTTAAATTATAA
- a CDS encoding pyruvate-flavodoxin oxidoreductase — protein MSRVKQSMDGNTAAAHVAYAFTDVAAIYPITPSSPMADVVDQWSALGQENIFGNQVKVVEMQSEAGAAGTVHGSLAAGAITTTFTASQGLLLMIPNMYKIAAEQLPCVFDVSARTVATQSLNIFGDHSDVYACRQTGFAMLAETNPQEVMDLSPVAHLAAIEGKVPFINFFDGFRTSHEIQKIQKWDYADLKEMCNMDAVKAFREHALNPEHPAMRGSHENGDVFFQHREACNTVYNELPAVVEKYMAKVNEKLGTNYDLFNYYGAPDADRVIVAMGSICDVAEEVIDYLTAAGEKVGLVKVRLYRPWVATGLTKVLPKTVKKIAVLDRTKEPGSLGDPLYLDVAATLREAGLNDIVLTGGRYGLGSKDTPPSSVFAVYKELEKEAPKARFTIGIVDDVTNLSLPEVKPAPITSAKGTVECKFWGLGGDGTVGANKNSTKIIGDHTDKFIQAYFQYDSKKTGGVTISHLRFGDQMIRSPYYINQADFVACHNPSYVVKGYKMVQDVKPGGIFMINCQWSDDELDSKLNAAAKKYIADNNIQLYTINAIDKAIEIGMGKRTNTILQSAFFKLANVMPIEEAVDFMKAAAKKSYGKKGDAVVEMNYKAIDAGVDAVHKVEVPASWSNPEADAPAKEITGREETVKMVKNLLEPISLMDGDSLPVSAFSENPDGQFEMGASAYEKRGTAVMVPEWDAEKCIQCNNCAFVCSHATIRPFMLSEDEVKAAPSNIKLADTKPKAGEFKYTMSVSPLDCMGCGECITVCPVPDKAIKMVPQETQEQEQPVFDYLVANVGKKPGVPADHTVKGSQFNQPLLEFSGSCAGCAETSYARLITQLFGEQMYISNATGCSSIWGGPAATSPYTVNKDSKMGPAWANSLFEDNAEHGFGMYLGQKTLRDIAIAKLEKIAASDKASDSMKAAIAKFMETKDMTKENTPAVNALVPELEKAAAAGCELSKDVLDKKQYLAKKSVWVFGGDGWAYDIGFGGLDHVLASGENVNVMVFDTEMYSNTGGQASKASNIGEVCQFAAAGKEMGKKSLAEIAMSYGYVYVAQIALGANPAQTVKVLAEAEAYNGPSLIIGYAPCELHGVKGGMNHCQDEMKKAVKAGYWNLFSFNPQLKAEGKNPFTLTSKPGDGTYQEFLNNETRYTRLTRSFPDRAESLFAASEEAAKARYEHLLKLVELYK, from the coding sequence ATGTCTAGAGTAAAACAATCTATGGACGGTAATACAGCAGCAGCACACGTTGCGTATGCATTTACTGATGTTGCAGCTATTTACCCAATTACACCTAGTAGCCCAATGGCAGATGTGGTTGACCAATGGTCTGCACTAGGTCAAGAAAATATTTTTGGTAACCAAGTGAAGGTTGTAGAAATGCAATCAGAAGCAGGTGCAGCAGGAACTGTTCACGGTTCTTTAGCAGCAGGTGCTATCACTACAACATTTACAGCATCACAGGGTCTTTTACTTATGATCCCTAACATGTACAAAATCGCAGCAGAACAATTACCATGTGTATTTGATGTATCTGCTCGTACTGTTGCAACACAATCACTTAATATCTTCGGTGATCACAGTGATGTTTATGCTTGCCGTCAGACTGGTTTTGCTATGTTAGCTGAAACAAACCCTCAGGAAGTTATGGATTTAAGCCCAGTTGCCCATTTAGCAGCAATTGAAGGTAAAGTTCCATTTATCAACTTCTTCGATGGATTCCGTACATCTCACGAAATTCAAAAAATTCAAAAATGGGATTACGCAGATTTAAAAGAAATGTGCAACATGGACGCTGTTAAAGCATTCCGTGAACATGCACTTAATCCAGAACATCCAGCTATGCGTGGTTCTCACGAAAATGGCGATGTTTTCTTCCAACATAGAGAAGCTTGTAACACAGTTTACAATGAATTACCAGCTGTTGTAGAAAAATACATGGCTAAAGTAAATGAAAAACTTGGTACAAACTATGACTTATTCAACTATTACGGAGCTCCAGATGCAGATCGTGTTATTGTAGCTATGGGTTCTATCTGTGATGTTGCAGAAGAAGTAATCGATTACTTAACAGCAGCAGGCGAAAAAGTTGGTTTAGTTAAAGTTCGTTTATATCGTCCTTGGGTAGCAACAGGTCTTACTAAAGTACTTCCTAAGACAGTTAAGAAGATCGCTGTATTAGATCGTACAAAAGAACCAGGTTCTCTTGGAGATCCATTATACTTAGATGTTGCTGCAACACTTCGTGAAGCAGGACTAAATGATATCGTACTTACAGGTGGTCGTTATGGTTTAGGATCAAAAGATACTCCACCTTCAAGCGTATTCGCTGTATATAAAGAATTAGAAAAAGAAGCTCCTAAAGCTCGTTTCACTATCGGTATTGTCGATGATGTTACAAACTTAAGCTTACCAGAAGTGAAACCAGCTCCTATTACTTCAGCAAAAGGTACTGTTGAATGTAAATTCTGGGGTCTTGGCGGTGATGGTACAGTAGGTGCTAACAAGAACTCAACTAAGATTATCGGTGATCATACAGATAAGTTTATCCAAGCTTACTTCCAATATGATTCTAAGAAAACTGGTGGCGTAACAATTTCTCACTTAAGATTCGGCGATCAAATGATCAGAAGCCCTTACTACATAAATCAGGCAGACTTCGTAGCTTGTCATAACCCTTCTTATGTAGTAAAAGGTTACAAGATGGTTCAAGACGTTAAACCAGGCGGAATCTTCATGATCAACTGTCAATGGTCTGATGATGAATTAGATTCTAAATTGAATGCAGCAGCTAAGAAATATATTGCTGATAACAACATTCAATTATACACAATCAATGCAATTGATAAAGCAATTGAAATTGGTATGGGTAAACGTACGAATACAATCTTACAATCTGCATTCTTCAAATTAGCAAACGTAATGCCAATCGAAGAAGCAGTTGACTTTATGAAAGCAGCAGCTAAGAAATCTTATGGTAAAAAAGGTGACGCAGTTGTTGAAATGAACTACAAAGCAATTGATGCTGGTGTAGATGCCGTTCATAAAGTAGAAGTACCAGCTAGCTGGTCTAATCCAGAAGCAGATGCTCCTGCAAAAGAAATCACTGGACGTGAAGAAACAGTTAAAATGGTTAAGAACTTATTAGAACCAATCTCATTAATGGATGGTGACAGCTTACCAGTATCTGCATTCTCTGAAAATCCAGATGGTCAATTCGAAATGGGCGCAAGTGCTTACGAAAAACGTGGTACAGCAGTTATGGTTCCTGAATGGGATGCTGAAAAATGTATTCAATGTAACAACTGTGCATTCGTATGTTCACATGCAACAATTCGTCCATTCATGCTAAGTGAAGATGAAGTGAAGGCAGCTCCTTCTAACATCAAACTTGCTGATACGAAACCAAAAGCTGGCGAATTTAAATATACAATGAGCGTTTCTCCTCTTGACTGTATGGGATGTGGAGAATGTATCACAGTATGTCCAGTACCTGATAAAGCAATCAAGATGGTACCCCAGGAAACTCAAGAACAAGAACAACCAGTATTCGATTACTTAGTTGCTAATGTTGGAAAGAAACCTGGAGTTCCAGCTGATCATACAGTGAAAGGTTCTCAGTTCAACCAACCACTTCTTGAATTCTCTGGAAGCTGTGCAGGTTGTGCAGAAACTTCATATGCTAGATTGATCACTCAGTTATTTGGTGAACAAATGTATATCTCAAATGCTACTGGATGTTCTTCTATCTGGGGTGGTCCTGCAGCAACTTCACCATATACAGTAAACAAAGATTCTAAGATGGGTCCAGCTTGGGCTAACTCTTTATTCGAAGATAATGCAGAACATGGTTTCGGTATGTATCTTGGACAAAAGACTCTACGTGATATCGCAATCGCTAAATTAGAGAAGATCGCAGCTTCTGATAAAGCTAGTGATTCTATGAAAGCAGCAATTGCTAAATTCATGGAAACTAAGGATATGACAAAAGAAAATACTCCAGCTGTAAATGCATTAGTTCCTGAACTTGAAAAAGCAGCAGCTGCTGGATGTGAACTTTCTAAAGATGTTCTTGATAAGAAACAATACCTTGCTAAGAAATCCGTATGGGTATTCGGTGGCGACGGTTGGGCTTACGATATCGGTTTCGGCGGCTTAGACCACGTACTTGCTTCTGGTGAAAATGTAAACGTTATGGTATTCGATACAGAAATGTACTCTAATACAGGCGGACAAGCTTCTAAAGCTTCTAACATCGGTGAAGTATGTCAATTCGCTGCAGCTGGTAAAGAAATGGGCAAGAAATCTCTTGCAGAAATCGCTATGAGCTATGGTTACGTATACGTAGCACAGATCGCTCTTGGTGCTAACCCAGCTCAAACTGTTAAAGTATTAGCAGAAGCTGAAGCTTATAACGGACCATCCTTAATCATTGGTTACGCTCCATGTGAACTTCACGGAGTTAAGGGCGGAATGAATCATTGCCAAGATGAAATGAAGAAAGCTGTTAAAGCTGGATACTGGAACTTATTCTCATTCAACCCACAATTAAAGGCTGAAGGAAAGAATCCATTCACATTAACAAGTAAACCAGGAGATGGAACTTACCAAGAATTCTTAAATAACGAAACTCGTTATACAAGATTAACTCGTTCTTTCCCTGATCGTGCAGAAAGCTTATTCGCTGCTTCAGAAGAAGCTGCAAAAGCTCGTTACGAACATTTATTAAAATTAGTTGAATTATATAAATAA